taataaattaaatttacctcGGTAGACGAGGCTTTCGATTGGTACTGAAAAGCCGACGTGTAAGCCAGCCTGAAGAGATGGTCCCATTCGGTGATGGTCGCATGGTAGCCAAGGGCGTCGCAGAGATTTTGCAGAGCTGGTCTCACCGTCTCTGGTActggaattttattttatttaggcAAGGCGTTTATCTCCTAAGTCAATTGATGTTACCGTGGTTCCTTTGGACAAAATGACTGAGCCAATCCTTCAGCTGCTGTGCTCCATGACTATGGCGAGTGGCAAGTGCTTCCCGGGACCACCAGAGAACAACGTGATCCAGAATTCCTGATAAAGCACCCCATGCAACTTCCTGGTAATAATTCTTCACTTTCTTCATCGCGCTACCCCTAAGTCTTGTTTCACCTGAAAGAAACAATCGCTTAGTCGTTCGATAAACCCGATCTAAATATTCGGAAATGAACCAAAGGCTACCTTTGACTGTCTTCAACGCATCGGCGCCTAATAATCGAGGTGAAACTTCTTGCACGATTTTCAATAGTCGAAAGACTTGCTCGTTCTGAGTATTAACCAGGGTCTGAATGTTCTCGATGTTCGACACCTCCATGTCGGCTCTCGACGAGGAGATTTCAGTCGGCGGAGTTAAGTGTCTCGTGAGGGCTCTGAAAATGAATTCCTTGTGAACGTGAAATGGGAAAATAGCATCGCTAAAAGGTAAATTCTTCCGAATAACTAACCGATAAATCTCGATGCTCGAGTTCTCTGAAACATCCACGTCCGCGGACATTGCTGATGGAGGATCGGTTTTCTCACGAGGTTCGTAGTTTGCTAGCAAACAATCGATGAGCTCGTGGCAGAATTCCTCTGCTCTATTTTTCGCTAACATCTGAAATCATTTCGAACCACCTATTCCTcggatttttataaaactccAAAAAGAAACgggaataaaaattgaaaaataaacaacCTGTAATATTCGAGTGACAGACATTTTCTTCAATGGTTCCAACATGTATGGACAATCGTTGTAAAATACATTCGTCGATGAATCGGAGACATCGATATCCATGTCCAAGATATCGTTATAAATGTTCACTAATCTGTAATAGATATGGATCAGAAGGGTTCGATATACTTGTTAATCAATTACCTGAAAATCACTGTGAGTAGTTCGTCGCTGTTACAGTCAACGATTTCGTTgatcaaatttttaacaaatctCGCGAGCGTATTCATCTTACGCTTCAGTTGTATCAAAAAATGACGCATTTTGAACTTGTATATCGGATGTGTGCTCAGAGTCACGTTACAAATTGATTTGTATTCCTTCATCACATCCTCCAGATCGTTCGCGACACCCTTGTACGCCTAACGATTAAGGATATATTTATCTCGCAAACACataagtaataataatgtaaaatactaaattaataatatgttTAGTAATTCGATAATATAACATTTGAAGCTCTGATCGTTGGTGGCCCCTGCGATAGGCAACATATTAACATGTACGCTGCGAATGACGCGATTCGCGTtacatataattaaatattattatttatgcgCTTTATGGATTTATAAAATCATTACTTTTGGGCTCCTCTATAATTGTACATAGTTTGAATCTAATCGAAACTGTAATTAACACAAAAATAGATAAATAGTGAGTATTCCCGCCAATCGCATTCGAATAGGCTACCATAGAGACCTCTCTCGCCAATGACCAGAAGGCGAACGCTACATTAAGCAGACTAATTTTAACGATCTAATTTTAACTATTCACGCATCCTCGCCTGGCTGATAATGAGAAACTAAACTGTGCGCAGAACTTAGCCATGGTATGTTAGTTCCGCACCTCTAGATCACAAGCCTGTGCGTCTGTAATGTCCTGGATGATTAAAGCTATGCATTCCACAAGCTTGCCCATTCTCACGGTGAGCGCCAATGATTCAGCGAACCATTTCTCGAGAATGATGCCAGGAAATGGCAGCCACTTGCCGATATTTACTCTGTAATTAGTATCCATACCACTGAAAAGCTTTTAGCTTCGTAAAAAACATTCGAACAAACTTCTTTTTCACTTGACCATTCCTTTTATCGTTGATGAAGTTTCAAGGTGgtcttttaatttctttatataacCTCTATGTTTTTAAGGTAACAATGTTatcaatattgaaattgaaacatgTTGCAGATATCTGTACACGTGTATAACATACTAAGCAGTAAAATTTAAGATGAATCATCATACTCGATAGTAAAGGAAGCATAATTTGAGTAGTGTTTCCAAGGTGACGCTTGACGCATGCTCCTTCTGTTTGTAtatagaatataatttttcttttaaatattttgaatcagtttcttttataaaattgtgaTACAAGTTCTGATAATCGCAAAAGATTATTTAATTGTTGATAATTTACAGTAGTTGACACTTTGCGCAGAGTGTACCAACATGAAAAACAGAATACGTTTCGTTTGAATTTTACGTTACGTTGGACAATTGTATTCGCGGTGAATCCCGGAATTCTATCGCAGACATTAGTGAACTTCCAATCTCAGTACGATAATGTATTGCTACATAAGTGATCGCACGGACGTATTTAGATAACTTTATAATCTTATGTTAATAGTACATACTTACATGGTTACGAACGAAAAGTAAATAACGcgaataaacattttttgttcaGAAACAATCGATGTAAAGTCATAGTGACATCTTGTAAGACAATTGTATCTTAATCCATGacgaattatatttttaataagacGTAGGGCTTTAGTAACGCACAGAAGCTTGAACTTGTTGTAGCTCTTTTAGTAGTATCATTAATGATAAAGTGTTCTTTGACGTAATCTCTGTAAATACATTATTGGTGAACGAATTTAACGGAAATATTTGTTGTGAATCTCATATAAATAGCATCAAAAGGAGCATTGAAAGGCATCAAAACAATGggtaaatatatatttttagtaaGATAGAAACAACTATTTACAGAaagtaaattttttattttattcttgtaGGTAACTCGCAAAATACAAAAGCGACAAATGTTTCGTGTAATTCTTCACGATCGTCCAATACTCCAAAACAGAGGTCTAACTCTTCAGAAGAACCATTCAAACCTGTTATACAGTTTTACCAAGCTTTCCCACAAACGTCCAAAACTTCGGCCGAATTGTACAAAACTTCACTTTCTGCGTCAGTTAAACCACCACAGTATACAAAAGTGACAAATGTTTCGAATAGTTCTTCAAGGTCGTCCAATATTCTAGGACAGAGGTCTAATTCTTCAGAACATCCAGTCAAACCTTCTGTACAATTACACAAAACTTCGGTACAAACGTCCAATCCTTCGGT
The genomic region above belongs to Osmia bicornis bicornis chromosome 9, iOsmBic2.1, whole genome shotgun sequence and contains:
- the LOC114874418 gene encoding coiled-coil domain-containing protein 142 — translated: MDTNYRVNIGKWLPFPGIILEKWFAESLALTVRMGKLVECIALIIQDITDAQACDLEAYKGVANDLEDVMKEYKSICNVTLSTHPIYKFKMRHFLIQLKRKMNTLARFVKNLINEIVDCNSDELLTVIFRLVNIYNDILDMDIDVSDSSTNVFYNDCPYMLEPLKKMSVTRILQMLAKNRAEEFCHELIDCLLANYEPREKTDPPSAMSADVDVSENSSIEIYRALTRHLTPPTEISSSRADMEVSNIENIQTLVNTQNEQVFRLLKIVQEVSPRLLGADALKTVKGETRLRGSAMKKVKNYYQEVAWGALSGILDHVVLWWSREALATRHSHGAQQLKDWLSHFVQRNHVPETVRPALQNLCDALGYHATITEWDHLFRLAYTSAFQYQSKASSTEGTNTGQMFVELFQLLVRLSNECEAGGEWVIGAPLMELPLSEQIVVLHRLDHSVHTVRLWIVQESKIIAHTWELDVFFLLVKGDIENCLEELSYLKLADHASTLSIDSVSVQVYVCAKMRAKIVSEVNVNIELLQKCSIQCIDILAKICRVTSLANLHMCFPPSNYWRKGSDEAPAAASPYVEPYFEKVLLPVLEVIEDSDTSNMILRIMCEAWLDYIYLHRIKFSEYGALQLLTDFAYVSKWVSNCSIISQNVRNHLLKNEVLRRCEGVGRLLLRHPGEAISMRKRLTRTNERGSPESPGLERMPAEMYVPNQKQWLELRASKIYNFCCIK